One window of the Petroclostridium xylanilyticum genome contains the following:
- a CDS encoding extracellular solute-binding protein yields MHRSLFRYVILMSCILIILSSLLIGCSRTQVEEKRDKAGNTEALSREKSITNKKKIVFWHIQLSDSVSDVIKRRAEHFMADYPDVEVEIVPYLNEPYKIKLVVAMGTRNPPDIFSTWSGGPLYEYIKAGQVADLTPMMEKDNYKDYFLDAAIDMVTFDGKIWGVPVENSAIAVIFYNKKIFQENDISPPKTYNELLETVKKLRSKGIIPFALANRTKWPGSMYYMYLVDRIGGPDVFKNAAARSGGTFEDEAFIKAGQKIQELVKLGAFSDGFNGLDYDTGQSRSLMYSGKAAMELIGTWNIATIKDENKEFYENNLDFFPFPEVEGGKGEPNNAIGTLGDGFYSISRTCKYPEEAFRFIQYLIDEEAVKERTVRGRISPVKNFKTDDPVLQRVLKLISTAPSIQLWYDQYLPPELGEKHKDTCQALFDGSMTPEQAAKVMEDAAKNFYKTKN; encoded by the coding sequence ATGCATAGATCCCTGTTCCGATATGTAATATTGATGAGTTGCATACTGATAATACTGTCATCTCTATTAATCGGCTGCAGTAGAACGCAAGTTGAAGAAAAAAGGGATAAAGCAGGGAATACCGAAGCATTATCCAGGGAAAAAAGCATTACAAATAAGAAAAAAATCGTATTCTGGCACATTCAACTTAGTGACAGTGTCTCTGATGTTATCAAACGTAGAGCTGAGCATTTTATGGCAGATTATCCCGATGTTGAAGTTGAAATTGTTCCCTACTTAAATGAGCCGTATAAAATTAAGCTTGTCGTTGCCATGGGGACGAGGAATCCGCCGGATATTTTTTCTACATGGTCGGGAGGACCTCTTTATGAGTATATAAAAGCCGGTCAGGTAGCAGACCTTACTCCTATGATGGAAAAGGATAATTATAAGGATTACTTCCTTGATGCTGCAATAGACATGGTGACATTTGACGGGAAAATATGGGGGGTGCCGGTGGAAAATTCCGCTATAGCTGTAATATTTTATAACAAAAAAATATTTCAGGAAAACGATATCTCACCACCTAAAACCTATAATGAACTTCTTGAAACAGTCAAGAAACTAAGAAGTAAAGGAATTATTCCCTTTGCTCTTGCCAACAGGACCAAATGGCCCGGTTCAATGTATTATATGTATCTTGTAGACCGCATCGGAGGGCCTGATGTGTTTAAAAATGCTGCTGCAAGGTCGGGCGGTACTTTTGAGGATGAAGCATTTATTAAAGCGGGACAAAAGATACAGGAACTTGTGAAGCTGGGAGCTTTTTCTGATGGATTCAATGGCCTGGATTATGATACCGGACAATCAAGAAGCCTGATGTATTCCGGGAAAGCCGCTATGGAACTGATAGGTACATGGAATATTGCTACTATTAAGGATGAAAATAAAGAGTTTTATGAGAATAATCTGGATTTTTTCCCCTTTCCTGAGGTAGAAGGAGGAAAAGGTGAGCCCAATAACGCTATAGGTACATTGGGAGATGGTTTCTATTCCATATCCAGGACATGCAAATATCCAGAAGAAGCATTTCGCTTTATACAGTATTTAATAGATGAAGAAGCTGTAAAAGAGAGGACGGTACGTGGACGCATTTCCCCGGTAAAGAACTTTAAGACAGACGATCCCGTACTCCAGCGGGTTCTAAAACTTATTTCAACAGCACCATCTATACAACTTTGGTATGACCAGTATCTTCCTCCTGAACTTGGAGAAAAACACAAGGATACGTGCCAGGCACTCTTTGATGGTAGTATGACACCGGAACAAGCCGCCAAGGTCATGGAAGATGCAGCAAAGAATTTTTACAAAACCAAGAATTAG
- a CDS encoding carbohydrate ABC transporter permease, whose protein sequence is MKTKVTFRQVIVFILAVLWLCIAGAPFFFMVQTGFKQQSELLSGPVWALPKVPTLSNYVGVLTGKFFIFFRNSVVVVAGSVILILLVSAMSSYVFSRIKFKLNTAIFGIIIAGMAIPVHVTLIPVYLLTNKLGLYDTLLALIGPYVALNIPMSIFILTEFMRDIPRELEESARIDGCGPKGIFFRIILPLSRPGLVTLAIYNAVFLWNEFIFVLVLTQSTNNRTLPLGIWEYQGQYAANIPMIMALLTLASLPMMIAYLVGQEKLIKGMMAGAIKG, encoded by the coding sequence ATGAAAACAAAAGTTACGTTTAGGCAAGTCATTGTTTTCATATTAGCAGTTTTGTGGTTATGTATTGCCGGAGCTCCCTTTTTCTTCATGGTGCAAACAGGTTTTAAGCAACAATCTGAGTTGTTGTCAGGGCCTGTATGGGCTTTGCCGAAGGTCCCAACCCTTTCTAATTATGTGGGTGTATTGACGGGAAAATTTTTTATATTCTTCAGAAATAGTGTAGTAGTGGTAGCCGGTTCTGTTATCCTTATACTCTTGGTGAGTGCTATGTCTTCCTATGTGTTTTCCAGAATCAAGTTCAAGCTAAATACTGCGATTTTTGGGATTATTATTGCCGGAATGGCAATACCGGTTCATGTTACGTTGATACCGGTCTATTTACTTACCAATAAGCTGGGATTATACGATACTCTTCTGGCTTTAATAGGACCTTATGTAGCCTTAAACATTCCCATGTCAATTTTCATACTGACGGAGTTTATGAGGGATATTCCGAGAGAGCTTGAGGAATCAGCGCGCATAGACGGCTGCGGGCCAAAGGGAATTTTTTTTAGGATTATATTACCCCTTTCACGGCCGGGTCTTGTTACATTAGCAATATATAATGCGGTGTTTTTGTGGAATGAATTTATTTTTGTACTTGTATTGACCCAGAGTACAAATAACAGGACCCTTCCCCTGGGAATCTGGGAATACCAGGGGCAGTATGCAGCCAATATACCTATGATCATGGCACTGTTGACACTTGCTTCATTACCTATGATGATAGCCTACCTGGTCGGTCAGGAAAAGCTCATAAAAGGTATGATGGCAGGAGCCATAAAAGGATAG
- a CDS encoding carbohydrate ABC transporter permease, with product MSFLKWNGIDPVKEFIGFENWFELLKDNIFRRALGNNFIIVILSIAIQLPIGMALAVLLDSGGRKLNLFKTVYFFPMLMSSVAVGILFKYVYDPQFGIVTAFLNAVGLKRLVLNWLGEPGVALYSVIAVICWQYIPFYMIYFLAAMTSIPGELFEAAWIDGATRGQYFWQIVLPLLKGTVRTAAILSLVGSLKYFDLIYVMTEGGPVNSTELMATYMYKNAFTTFRMGYGSTVAMALFLVVMVTSILVFSITKREERG from the coding sequence ATGAGCTTTCTAAAATGGAATGGCATTGATCCGGTAAAGGAGTTTATAGGCTTTGAAAATTGGTTTGAACTTTTAAAAGATAATATTTTCAGGCGGGCACTGGGAAATAATTTTATTATTGTCATACTTTCCATTGCAATCCAACTGCCTATCGGTATGGCCCTGGCTGTTCTTCTGGACAGCGGCGGCAGAAAACTGAATCTTTTTAAAACGGTATACTTTTTTCCCATGCTTATGTCATCGGTAGCTGTAGGTATATTATTTAAATATGTATATGACCCCCAGTTTGGTATTGTAACTGCATTTTTAAATGCGGTAGGATTAAAACGATTGGTTTTGAATTGGTTGGGTGAACCGGGTGTTGCGCTTTATTCAGTAATTGCCGTAATATGCTGGCAGTATATACCCTTCTACATGATTTATTTTCTCGCAGCCATGACATCTATTCCGGGAGAACTATTTGAAGCTGCATGGATAGATGGGGCTACACGCGGCCAGTATTTCTGGCAGATTGTCCTTCCGCTTCTCAAAGGAACTGTAAGGACAGCTGCAATACTTTCCCTTGTTGGTTCATTAAAATATTTTGACCTTATCTATGTCATGACTGAGGGAGGACCGGTAAATTCCACAGAGCTCATGGCAACTTATATGTATAAGAATGCTTTTACCACATTTAGGATGGGTTATGGAAGTACGGTTGCAATGGCACTTTTTCTGGTGGTTATGGTTACTTCCATTTTGGTATTTTCTATCACTAAAAGAGAGGAGAGGGGGTAG